TTCTAAATACGTATCGATAACACAAATTGTTTTACCTCTTCGAGAGCTGCATCGTCATCTTCGTCCTCCTCCGTTAATTCCTTGTGAAGAGGGGAGGATAAGACCAGGTCTCTTCGTCTTCTGCGTTTCTCAGCATTCGAAAGCGTGTGATCGTACATCGTCTTGTTCACCGCCTGCCGTAAAGCTTCCCCTTCCGGACCTTTCTTCTCGATCTCGTCCATCAGTTTCTTCAGAATCTTTTTACCCCGATAACCCAACGAATTAATCTTTTCCAAAACATCTCGAAACACTTCCCCGGATGTTGGCTCCTTAGACTCGATTtccttcgtttccttttcGCTCGTCTCGTTTCGTACAACATCTCTGTGCATAAACTTTCCatgcttttttattaattcaccaGTATCGTCGGCCGTGGTACTCGCTACGCTTTGCCTCCTCAAAACTGCCTCGaaagttttaatcaatttattctcCATTTGTTTATTTCTGGCCTCTTGCGTATCGGTAGAAAATTGAATAGGCggtttatcgatattatccgTTTCTACGAAAGTACCTTCGTAATGATGGTGCGGATTCTCTTTTTGCTTCTTCTTTGTATCGAGAGTTTTGGCAAAAAGTTCCGTGAGAATCACTTTCATAGCCTTGGCATCTAATTCGTGACTGTTGTAATGATGCGGCATAGCGTTCATCGTATGTTTCGAGTTGTTCGAGAGATGATCTTTGTGATGAAACTGTACACCTTGTTGAACCCTCTTCATCTTTTCCGGCTCGTTGCTAGGACTCTCGTTCTACGAAACGAATTTCTCCGTtacttttccctctctcttcttcaTTCTCCTTAATCTCGACAATGTCGCgaataaagaatgaaattacCTCAAACGAATTGTTCGTCGCAAGAAAACCAGTCTCTTTAGCAACTTCCAAAAGTTCCTCCAATTCTTCGCTACTATCATCCCCGATGAATGCGCATTCGTGAAGATGTTTGTGGCCACGAATCATGGTTAAAGAAGCGCCAGGCCATCTACCATAAAATCCATagatctaattctttttttttttttttttttttaatcaatactcCCAATTTTACACGCgattgcttttttatttttatcacctATATTACCTCACGCAAGTAGACACGGTAACACTGCTACCCCGAAGAAGATAGAAACCCCAATATTCCTTCATGTCGTCCTCTAAAATCAAATGTCTCGTCATAGAGACAGGTAGGAATTCGTTTTTCACTTTTGGTTCGTCATTCATCAAATAGGCATTAAATGTGGTATTAACTTTGATCATCTGACTCTGCGAAGAATCGTTTCTCGTATTGataatcgtattttattttacaaattttcaaccGAGGCGTAGAACGGATTAAAAcggaataagaagaaaatatctggagataaaataaaaaaattgacgtACCTGACACCAAGTAGTAGATACTTTTGCGTCGATAAGCCTTTGATCGGAGACGGTTAAAGGGTATAGTTGCTCGGAATAGACACGATATCGTAAGTACATCGGCACTGCTACTAATATCGCGGGAAGAAACATTCCCAATAAACACAATCGAAATAATCTCAGAGGAACCTTGTACTGAGATCTACGTGGTTGCCAATCTCTTGGACGAACACCGTCGTCTACGAATTATAAAACtcttataagaattttttgattcaattattgattgaattaattgCGAAAAAGGAATAGCAGCAAATAAAACGATTAATGCAGGAATGATGTTTAAACTACTTCAATAAATGttacaatttctttaattacgatcgaatatattgtattttatacttctatttattatagttttttaatagttttttgccaaaaaacttaaaattatttattaaaatttataaaatttataaaatatttatatatttataaaattcatttttgatataaaggtaaataaataaataattcgaaaaaagtactcatttatttatttattatgatacatgagtatttataaataatttaactagatatcaaaatatcttaCGTCTAAATTACACCGCACAATTCTttgtaa
This DNA window, taken from Apis cerana isolate GH-2021 linkage group LG5, AcerK_1.0, whole genome shotgun sequence, encodes the following:
- the LOC107996573 gene encoding uncharacterized protein LOC107996573 isoform X1, whose product is MPTTPLKIDIFDDGVRPRDWQPRRSQYKVPLRLFRLCLLGMFLPAILVAVPMYLRYRVYSEQLYPLTVSDQRLIDAKVSTTWCQSQMIKVNTTFNAYLMNDEPKVKNEFLPVSMTRHLILEDDMKEYWGFYLLRGSSVTVSTCVRWPGASLTMIRGHKHLHECAFIGDDSSEELEELLEVAKETGFLATNNSFENESPSNEPEKMKRVQQGVQFHHKDHLSNNSKHTMNAMPHHYNSHELDAKAMKVILTELFAKTLDTKKKQKENPHHHYEGTFVETDNIDKPPIQFSTDTQEARNKQMENKLIKTFEAVLRRQSVASTTADDTGELIKKHGKFMHRDVVRNETSEKETKEIESKEPTSGEVFRDVLEKINSLGYRGKKILKKLMDEIEKKGPEGEALRQAVNKTMYDHTLSNAEKRRRRRDLVLSSPLHKELTEEDEDDDAALEEDMLNPDGIAEDRGTVNETTLNDRSNSEFWSSFSSSEERLLDCKGLILNLPLTPHRQCTPRHESEHTVASFANTITYRVPTNGYYFFVFNSENEIQPNYLRVRFDLLKTVYNISNPVHVCKNSTMECSLPFKIFSNERTVLELPLNGNDSLWNEEYVVVSTCEPRTSIYLLCIISVPLLILIFAFH
- the LOC107996573 gene encoding uncharacterized protein LOC107996573 isoform X2; protein product: MPTTPLKIDIFDDGVRPRDWQPRRSQYKVPLRLFRLCLLGMFLPAILVAVPMYLRYRVYSEQLYPLTVSDQRLIDAKVSTTWCQSQMIKVNTTFNAYLMNDEPKVKNEFLPVSMTRHLILEDDMKEYWGFYLLRGSSVTVSTCVRWPGASLTMIRGHKHLHECAFIGDDSSEELEELLEVAKETGFLATNNSFENESPSNEPEKMKRVQQGVQFHHKDHLSNNSKHTMNAMPHHYNSHELDAKAMKVILTELFAKTLDTKKKQKENPHHHYEGTFVETDNIDKPPIQFSTDTQEARNKQMENKLIKTFEAVLRRQSVASTTADDTGELIKKHGKFMHRDVVRNETSEKETKEIESKEPTSGEVFRDVLEKINSLGYRGKKILKKLMDEIEKKGPEGEALRQAVNKTMYDHTLSNAEKRRRRRDLVLSSPLHKELTEEDEDDDAALEEDMLNPDGIAEDRGTVNETTLNDRSNSEFWSSFSSSEERLLDCKGLILNLPLTPHRQCTPRHESEHTVASFANTITYRNTICGRNNGSTKNERKKSPLKWGGIYEQGTRLHSRIRHVPFIRFLSSD